One genomic segment of Desmodus rotundus isolate HL8 chromosome 5, HLdesRot8A.1, whole genome shotgun sequence includes these proteins:
- the CFL1 gene encoding cofilin-1 gives MASGVAVSDGVIKVFNDMKVRKSSTPEEVKKRKKAVLFCLSEDKKNIILEEGKEILVGDVGQTVDDPYATFVKMLPDKDCRYALYDATYETKESKKEDLVFIFWAPESAPLKSKMIYASSKDAIKKKLTGIKHELQANCYEEVKDRCTLAEKLGGSAVISLEGKPL, from the exons GCCTCCGGTGTGGCTGTCTCTGATGGAGTCATCAAAGTGTTCAATGACATGAAGGTGCGTAAGTCCTCCACACCAGAGGAGGTGAAGAAGCGCAAGAAGGCAGTGCTTTTCTGCCTGAGTGAAGACAAGAAGAACATCATCCTGGAGGAGGGCAAGGAGATCCTGGTAGGTGACGTGGGCCAGACTGTAGATGACCCCTACGCCACCTTTGTCAAGATGCTGCCGGACAAAGACTGCCGCTACGCCCTCTATGATGCAACCTACGAGACCAAGGAGAGCAAGAAGGAGGACCTGGTGTTTATCTTCTG GGCCCCTGAGTCTGCACCCCTTAAGAGCAAAATGATCTATGCCAGCTCCAAGGATGCCATCAAGAAGAAGCTGACAG GGATCAAGCATGAATTACAAGCAAACTGCTATGAGGAGGTCAAGGACCGCTGCACTCTGGCGGAGAAGCTGGGGGGCAGTGCTGTCATCTCCCTGGAGGGCAAGCCTTTGTGa